The following are encoded in a window of Alphaproteobacteria bacterium LSUCC0719 genomic DNA:
- a CDS encoding GTP-binding protein, with product MTRQITFTVIGGFLGAGKTSLVNRVLAGAGDVRFAVLVNDFGALNIDQALIESQDSQIMQLSNGCICCSLAGGLVDAMVSLMAYRDRIDHILIEASGVSYPGRIMDFARIDPDLRAGLTLVLIDASSMPAQLEDPRLAEVIAAQMQDADMFLLTKTDIADAEDLTRTRDYLATHQPGAPVLTGRADDADIIEMLLTRHDLPALDRSTATEHQPHPDFISVAMTATTSIDKAAFRDACDLHSGLLVRGKGIVGFVEGVCVWQQSGRRTEFHPVASDFESTSAGPDSRIVLIATAPLDEAVASFTALGFQLLAPEPVPISAAR from the coding sequence ATGACCCGCCAGATCACATTCACCGTCATCGGCGGGTTTCTGGGGGCTGGCAAGACAAGTCTTGTAAACCGCGTGCTGGCGGGCGCGGGCGACGTTCGCTTTGCCGTGCTGGTCAATGATTTTGGCGCGCTGAACATCGACCAGGCTCTGATCGAAAGTCAGGACTCGCAGATCATGCAGCTGTCAAATGGCTGTATCTGCTGTTCCCTTGCCGGCGGCCTTGTCGATGCGATGGTATCGCTGATGGCCTATCGCGACCGGATTGATCACATCCTGATCGAGGCAAGCGGTGTCTCCTATCCGGGGCGGATCATGGATTTCGCGCGGATCGATCCTGATCTGCGCGCCGGCCTGACACTGGTGCTGATCGATGCCAGCAGCATGCCAGCACAGCTCGAGGATCCGCGTCTGGCAGAGGTAATCGCCGCCCAGATGCAGGATGCGGATATGTTCCTGCTGACCAAGACCGATATCGCAGATGCTGAAGACCTCACGCGAACACGCGATTATCTTGCCACCCACCAGCCGGGCGCGCCGGTTCTGACGGGGCGCGCCGATGACGCCGATATCATCGAGATGCTGTTGACGAGACATGATCTTCCAGCACTGGACAGATCAACGGCAACTGAACATCAACCCCATCCCGACTTCATATCTGTCGCGATGACCGCCACCACATCGATCGACAAGGCGGCCTTCCGGGACGCCTGTGACCTGCATAGCGGCCTGCTTGTGCGCGGCAAGGGTATTGTCGGCTTTGTCGAAGGGGTCTGTGTCTGGCAGCAGAGCGGACGCCGCACCGAGTTTCACCCTGTCGCAAGTGACTTCGAATCAACGAGTGCCGGTCCGGATTCCCGGATCGTGCTGATTGCCACCGCGCCACTTGATGAGGCTGTTGCCAGCTTTACCGCGCTGGGGTTTCAGCTGCTGGCACCGGAACCGGTCCCGATTTCAGCGGCAAGATGA
- a CDS encoding ABC transporter ATP-binding protein — protein sequence MADQHSENALEVENLSVAYPLRGRDSSGARRRLLAVDDVSFAIPRGTTLGIVGESGSGKTTAAMAAARLVPHSGGTIRLDGEDFGALGEAALRRARQRVQIIFQDPYSSLNPRLRAADIVREPMIYAGLASRDEQDRVIDELFEAVGLRPEQKSLFPHQFSGGQRQRIGIARALSTRPSLIICDEPVSALDVAVQAQILNLLKSLQRQFNLTYLFISHDLGVVQHMCDEIAVMYMGKFMEQAGRDSFFAAPRHPYSRALLDAVPSIDTAARPRARLVDGAIPDLSEPQTGCRFASRCPHAASICTRQVPPLASAPGGAEHHRLACHLAAEIGTGSGASS from the coding sequence ATGGCTGATCAACATTCCGAAAACGCGCTTGAAGTCGAAAACCTAAGCGTTGCCTACCCGCTTCGGGGGCGTGATTCATCGGGCGCCCGGCGACGCCTTCTGGCGGTTGATGATGTCAGCTTTGCCATTCCGCGTGGCACCACCCTCGGCATCGTCGGCGAGTCCGGTTCTGGAAAGACCACAGCCGCGATGGCGGCGGCGCGGCTTGTGCCACATAGCGGCGGCACCATACGTCTTGATGGCGAGGATTTCGGTGCCCTTGGCGAGGCGGCGTTGCGCCGCGCACGCCAGCGTGTGCAGATCATTTTCCAGGATCCCTATTCCTCGCTCAACCCCCGGCTTCGCGCGGCAGATATTGTCCGTGAACCGATGATCTATGCCGGTCTTGCCAGCCGCGATGAACAGGATCGTGTCATTGACGAACTTTTCGAGGCTGTGGGTCTTCGCCCTGAACAGAAATCGTTGTTTCCGCATCAATTCTCCGGTGGCCAACGCCAGCGTATCGGCATTGCCAGGGCGCTGTCGACGCGACCATCATTGATCATCTGTGATGAACCTGTATCCGCTCTTGATGTGGCCGTGCAGGCGCAGATCCTGAATCTGCTGAAATCGCTGCAACGGCAATTCAACCTGACCTATCTGTTTATCAGTCACGATCTCGGCGTGGTTCAGCATATGTGTGACGAGATTGCGGTGATGTATATGGGCAAGTTCATGGAACAGGCGGGGCGAGATTCGTTTTTTGCCGCGCCGCGTCATCCCTATAGCCGCGCATTGCTTGACGCGGTGCCGAGCATCGATACCGCCGCCCGCCCCCGCGCGAGGCTTGTCGACGGTGCCATTCCGGACCTGTCAGAGCCGCAGACAGGGTGTCGCTTTGCCAGCCGTTGTCCGCATGCGGCGTCGATCTGCACCCGGCAGGTGCCGCCACTTGCATCGGCGCCCGGGGGTGCGGAACACCACCGTCTGGCCTGTCATCTTGCCGCTGAAATCGGGACCGGTTCCGGTGCCAGCAGCTGA